One Leptospiraceae bacterium genomic window, GGGAGTTCGGGGTATGTTTCCGCTCAAACATTTTTACAGGCAACTGGCCGGGTGGGACTGTTATGGAGACACAATGCAGGTTTTATTTCGCAAAAACAAATGAGAGAGGAGGAGGATTGCACGAGCAGAAAAGAAAACAAAACGCTCAATCACGATTTACACAAACAGTTCAAAACAAAAACAAAACTGTTTTTGGGAGTATAATAAATGAAATTTACTGAATTAGACTTACATGAGAATTTGCATAAAGCTATCGCGGATCAGGGTTTCGAAGCCCTTACTCCTATTCAAGAAAAAGCAATACCTCATATTTTACAGGGAAGAGATTTAAGCGGGCTTGCCCAGACCGGTACAGGCAAGACAATTTGCTTTCTACTTCCTATTATTCAAAATCTGTATACACAAACACATACTGAAGGACACCTTGCGCTTATCCTCGCACCAACCCGGGAACTTGTTATGCAGATTTGTGAAGAAGCTGAAAAGCTTCTGAAATACAGCGATCAAAAAATAGCTACCATCATCGGAGGAGTAGGTTATAAAGAGCAGGAAAAAACCCTTCAAGAAAATGCTGCTCTTGTTATTGCTACCCCTGGAAGATTAATTGACCACATTCGTTCCGGCAAACTGAATTTAAAAAACATCCAGTATTTTGTATTGGATGAAGCCGACAGAATGTTTGATATGGGTTTTATACGGGACATTCGCTACGTAATGAGACATTGCCCGGAAAAAAAACAAACCCTTCTCTTTTCTGCGACTATGTCGTATTATGTAATTCGCCTGGCCTCAGACCACCTCAAAGATCCTCTCGAAATTAAAGTCGAATCCGAGAAAATCACAACAGATAATATCGAACAGAGGGTATACCACCTGGGTAGAGAAGAAAAATTTCCTTATCTGGTAAATACGATCCTTGAAGAAGCCAAAGATAAGGATTTCGGTCAGGGAATTATCTTTACCAACCTGAAAATGATGGTAACAGATATTGTAAATACACTGAGACGTTTTGGAATCCCGGCTACAGGAATCTCATCTATGCTGGATCAGAAGAAACGAATTAAGCTTTTAAAAGATTTTAAGCTGGGTAAATACAGGTACATGGTGGCTACCGATGTAGCCTCCAGGGGACTCGATATAGAAAGTATAGATACAGTGTATAATTTTGATCTTCCGAGTGATACAGAAAGCTATGTACACAGGGTAGGTAGAACAGCAAGGGCAGGAAGAAGCGGTAAAGCGCTAAATTTCTGTTCTGAGTTTGACTACCAGGAACTGGAAAGAATAGAAAAGTTTTTACAGTACAAAATTCCTATAGGAGAAATAAGGGAAGACTATCTGAAATTCCCTGTTAACGAAGTGGATAATTACGAAAGATTTAACGATAGGGGAAGAGATGTTCGCTCTTCCAATGATAGTAATGGAAACTGGAAAAAGAATAACGGTAATTACAAATCCCGTAAAAAACAGAACCAGCAGGGAGAAGGACCCAAACATTTTCATAGAAAATCCAAACTTAAGAAATTCCAGAAGTTTAATCAGGATAAGCCGACTTACAAAGAAAATGTAGAACAGGCCGAGATGTTTTTAGAAAAAGCCGGGGATTTACTTCCCATAAATAAACCGGTAAAAGATTTCCCAAAACCCAAAAAGAAAAATTTTAAAGATAAGAGAAAGCAACAAAAAAATAATAACCCCGATTATTCCAAAAAAAATAGGGGCGAATACGAGAAATCAAAAAGAAATCTTTTTGATATCAACGATGAACCGAACAAAGAAAACCAGAAACCCGATTCAATTTGGAAAAAAATACGTTCTTTCTTCGGGCGTTAACCAGCCTATTATTTTTAGGTTTACTTTCCCCTATTTTTGCAGAAGAGAAAATTCCTCTGCAATACGGGGGGAAGTATATCAGGTTTAGTGAATTAACCCATATTTTTCAAAGCCTGAAAATTCGTCTTCACAACCCTACTCTCTTAGGAAAACTCTATTCCAAAACTACCAGAAAATCCCTGCGATTTCGGATAGATTCCTATTTTTATCAGCATAAAAGTCTGACAAAAAAACTTCCCGAGCCCATCCGCTACCGAAAACGAGACATATTTCTGCCGGTATTTCTTTTAGATACCATTTTCCTGGATATTCTCGATATGGATGTTGTATATGAAGCTGATAAAGAGTCTCTCAATATAATCAGTGTTTCCGAAAAAGAAGCCATACATCCTGAAAAAATCGAGTTGAAATATATTATTCTCGATGCAGGACACGGTGGTTCCGACCCTGGGGCCATCGCCGGTGACAAAACCTATGAAAAAGATGTTACCCTGAAAGTAGTTTACTTCTTAGAAAAGCTCCTT contains:
- a CDS encoding DEAD/DEAH box helicase; protein product: MKFTELDLHENLHKAIADQGFEALTPIQEKAIPHILQGRDLSGLAQTGTGKTICFLLPIIQNLYTQTHTEGHLALILAPTRELVMQICEEAEKLLKYSDQKIATIIGGVGYKEQEKTLQENAALVIATPGRLIDHIRSGKLNLKNIQYFVLDEADRMFDMGFIRDIRYVMRHCPEKKQTLLFSATMSYYVIRLASDHLKDPLEIKVESEKITTDNIEQRVYHLGREEKFPYLVNTILEEAKDKDFGQGIIFTNLKMMVTDIVNTLRRFGIPATGISSMLDQKKRIKLLKDFKLGKYRYMVATDVASRGLDIESIDTVYNFDLPSDTESYVHRVGRTARAGRSGKALNFCSEFDYQELERIEKFLQYKIPIGEIREDYLKFPVNEVDNYERFNDRGRDVRSSNDSNGNWKKNNGNYKSRKKQNQQGEGPKHFHRKSKLKKFQKFNQDKPTYKENVEQAEMFLEKAGDLLPINKPVKDFPKPKKKNFKDKRKQQKNNNPDYSKKNRGEYEKSKRNLFDINDEPNKENQKPDSIWKKIRSFFGR